DNA sequence from the Coffea arabica cultivar ET-39 chromosome 11c, Coffea Arabica ET-39 HiFi, whole genome shotgun sequence genome:
gcccacgccaggtggtcacgcctgacgAAGGAAATTCTCGATCAGGTTCTGCGGACTACatagcagttagacgtgcccacgccagatggTCACGCCTGACGGAGGAAATTTTCGATCAGGTTCTGCGGACTCTAGGACAGTTGAACGTGCCCACGCTAGGTGGccacgtaaaaaaaaaaaaaaaaaaaaggggcgaAAAGACGAAATTGcccttattattattaaaaaaaaaaaaaagggagaaaaaaatccgtagcccttcttttctttctttttctttctttcttctttcttcttccttttctttcttttcttcttttccctcttcTGTTTGGACAGCCGCCGCACAGAGCGCCGCCCTCTGCGCGCCTCCACTTGCAGCGCCGCACGCCACCAGGCGCGCGACCTCGCCTCTGCGCGCGACGCAGCCCTGCGCGCCGCCCAGCCCAGCCTCGCCATCTGCGCGACACAGCAGCCGGCGGCCAGGAGCACCACCGCACGCGCAGCCTCAGCACCAGTCGCACAGCAGACCGCGCGTGTCTGCCCACAGCCCTGCGCGCTGCCCCTGCGCGCCGCCCCAGCGCGAGATCCAGCACCAGCCCGCGCGAAACTCCAGCGCGCATCTCGCGCGCCTGTAACAGCTCGCGCGTCCGCCGCCCAGCGCGCCGCCACCGCGACTCAGCCCAGCCTCGCGCGATCTCGCCCATCGCCTCGCGCGACGACAGTCCGCCGCCAGCCTCGCCGTCTGCGCAACTCAGCCAGCGCGCGACGTCCCTCTCCCTCTCTGCGCAGATCCGGACCACCTCTGCTTCAGTACCACTATAACAACTGCCAGTTGTCCCCCGCGGGTGAtgcctttctttatttttttttttctttctgtcACTTGttagctgaggccagatttcttttaatttgttagctgaggccagattttaatttcttagctgaggccagattttttttaatttgttagcTGATGCCAGATTGTTAATTTCTTGCCGTTTGGGTGCTGTGATATGTTTGTAGCTGAATGTTGAATTGTTGTTCAATTTTGTGCTCACTCGGTGATAGTTGAGGGCCATTCTTACCCTGGTTGCCTGTTTAAATAGTTTTGGGGGAAATTTGCTGCGTGTGTTTAATTAAGTAATTTTGGGGGCTATTTGGTAACATTAGGGGAAGTTTTCGTGGTTTCCATGTTTAATTGGTTTTTGGGTGAAGATCTTATTATTTATCAACTTAATTGATTCTTGGGTTGGTTAGTTTCTATTTGTGCAATTGTTGGTGTTAGAGCTGTGTTTGGGGACCCTTTGCTTTGTTGATTAACCACCGCTCCATTTTACCCATCTTCACCTTGACTTTGCTCTCTTTCCAATCCCCAATGACTAAACCAAAAACCAAAGGCAAGAACAAGCCTTCCACTTCAACCCCTCAGCCTACGGTTCCCTTAGAGGGACCTGCCCCATCGACTGGGCCTGGAGGGCTTCGTACCCGCCTTGGACGGAATAGGGAGATTCATATCTCCTCTCCGGCCCATTTTGGGGGTCATTTAACCTTCACCCGGGCTGCCGACAAGGAGCGGTACGCTTCGGCTTGCACAAGGAAGATAATTCCTTGTAAATACCTCCATGGCCCTACACTGGATTTGCTAAACCTGAGGGATGAGGTAGCACAGCACTTGACTAATGTAGGTTGGGCCCGCTATGCTTCTATAAATCAACCTGCTTTTACTGAACTCACGTGGGAATTCTATGCTACCTTCGAATTGAATATCCCTGATGGATTCTCCGTTACCACTCCTGGGGTAGTAAGGTTTCGCTTAATGGGTAGAGAGTTCAACCAATCTATCACTGAGTTTAATTTGGCTCTTGGGTTTATTGATATTCCTTACTCCCAGAGTGAGGAGTATATGCACAGTGCGTGCGAATATATAGAGCCATTTTTCTCTCATTACCTTGATTATTGGAGTGGTTTGTCAGTTGACCAGCAATGCTATGACCCCAGTCAGTCTAAGGCCTCTTATCTTAAGAGCGCCGCCTATCGTTATTTGCATAGATTTATGGCTTATAGTTTCTCAGGTAGGAAGGATAGCTCCGGTACTCTGACCAAGCCCGAGTTCTTTTTCGTTTGGTGCATGGTCACTCGGACTAGGGTCAATTTGGGTAGCTGGTTCGCCCTCCACCTCCGAACTGTGTTAAGTAAGAAAAATAAGCCATTAATGTTAGGCTCCTTTATTACTCAGTTAGCTGTAAACCTTGGGGTTTTGGACTTGAATAATCATAACTTGCATCGTGCTTGTATTATGGAGccccttgatttggtttgtttggagaAAATGGGTCTTGTGCGACAGGTGAATGGCGCTTTCCAGTTTGCTCCGCCGGGGCCAATCTCCGTTCCTCCGAGGCGCAAAGCTTCCAAATCCTCTGCGACTGAGGCTGGTGGTCCGTCCACGGATGCCCCCGGGCCATCTTCTTCGGCACCTCCACCATCTTCCTCCGTCGATAGCCAGCTTGCAGCCCTCCGGTTCCAGATGCAGCACATGGACACTCGTATGGATCGGATGGAGCGGCAAATGGGCGGGGTGGCCCAGAATATAGCGCAGTATCTCCATCACGTGGGCTTCCGCCCGCCTTTTCCTCCGCAGCCGTGATTCATTTCTGCCCTCCTCCGTTTTAAGGGAAGTGTTGTTGCCCCAATACCTCTAATTTGGTCTTACTTTgcttacattgagggcaatgtcaggtttaggtgtgggggagggtTAACTATGCTTTagaggtgtttttttttttagattgtcTGCTTGAGTTTTTCCTTGCCTTAATAGTTGTCCGTTCTTTAAACTGTGATGATTGCAATTAAGATATGAGTGTACGTAGCAAGTTCATGCCATGGGGTGTTATATTTTCCTCGATAACGAATTGATTGATGAATATGCTGAACTTGACATAAATTTGACCACTCGTGCGATTTTTGAGCCTAATTTTTCGTTTCTTTGAGTGGTTAGTGCACAGGGtttgtcattctagaacttgctcggTTGTGCATGTCGAAATCAcatttaaatgaatttaatGCATTGAAATGATAGGGCACCTAGGAATGAGCCGTTTTGGACTTTCTCAAACTCACCCTTGGATTATATTACCATTAGGGAGCCAAGTTGAGCTTTACATCCTATTCTTTGCTTGAAACCCCAGCTCCTAGCCGAAAAACCTCTCTTTAGACTTTCTTTTCGAACCTTGTGTGAAGAAGTGCTTTGATTTCATTATACAGAATTTTGGAGTATTTCTAGAGGGGCATCGTACCTATCTGtgaataaaacaagaaaaaaaagaaaacagaaaaaaaggggatgtgaaaagagaaaaaaaaagagtgcagGAAACCAGCAAGTAAAGTTGACCTTTAGGGTGCTGGTTGGGagtattgaaaagaaaaagcaaaaaaaaaaaaaaaaaaaaaaaaaaaaaaaaaaaaaaaagaaaaagaggggaAGTAGATGAATGCAAAAGGAGAAAAGGCGAAGGTTGTGGCAAGTGCTAATTCACTTCACTTGTGTGATGGTTGAGATGCCTTTAAATTTCAAAGGTGCAAGAATCTATGTAATGAATTTTTGGGCACTTTCTTTACACTTATGCACCTTTTTGACCCCTTTCAATCCTACCTTTTCACCCTAGCCCCACTACAACCTTGCAAGTCCCTTGATTGCTGCATTTAAATTCATGAGTAAGTGGTGGAGATATGATATATGAGCAAGCGTATGGTGGTGTCATTCTACTGTGTTGTTTTGAGAGccatcttatatacatttcatATACACTTTGGAGCGAATGAGTGCACTCTAAATAGCGAGAATTGTTGATTTGgtatattttgattttgataaGGTTATTGGGGAGCTTGAAATGCCATTCTTGGTATGAACTGCTGTGATTTGCTTAGCATCTCGATTGTACTTCTGAGTTaattatgcttgagggcaagcatgattcaggtgtggggggaattgatagggtgtaatTTGTTAgtcattttattattaatttccccttttatccctgataaatattgtgttaattgctgttATCTGCTCATATTTGGTATatggacttaatttcaggagGAAGCAGCAAACtaccaaaaaaaagagggaCTTTATGAAgaatatggagacttctaaggacTTCAATCCTTGGGCCTTTGGATTGGTGGGGACCGTAAAGCCATAAGTCATGTGGACTCTCCAAAGAAAGCTACGGAAGTGGACTTGGAAGAGGAAGTACTTGAGGAGgttttgtccacatgtgtggggaccacctagatagctTTAGTCTATCTTTCTTTTGTCTCTTAAAGGGGGAACGTACAGGAAGCAAAAGGGGATTCCtagttttagtttagtttttagCCTAGTCTTtagtctctctttttcttttcttcggactggcctctgacacacgccaggtgttcgacaatattccccaacgggaaaaGCACCTTTTTTTCCCTGCTTCTTAATAGAAAACGCAATGCTTTTGCAATCTATTAattcgtgtggtgatttaattatgcggcgtggctaaatcctccatctagtcaaggggacaactgacgaaTGGGTTCACCactactgtgagatctaaaccgcttttaattgtttcctgcatttattggtattcatatgtttcctgcttttaaccGCTATAGCTCGTGTGAGTGATTGAAtagatgcgcaatatttaattattcatataggctattttgctaaatagaggtaactgaatccgtaattgttcgttatctctgtctttgtagcaactggcgtaattgggtttatgtcaggggaacatacgatctagcttaaataaaccctcgtagcgtgtttattggttaggattgggcctttctaattattactgcaatctagaaattaaatcttacggtcgtacctagggttatttttgggttagagaaatagctaacggtcgtaccttggctatcgagaaattaaggaagggttggttgtttagcgcgtgcgagacagctataaccaatctattaataaaagttggaattatttgtgaatcgatgatcagttgcgtGAACCATTTCtaaagtgtacccttggctagagcttCTCCAATTATTgtttttaattaattagtttctgcatttaatttgttCAGTTGGCTTTTGATACCAAAACCCCCCCCATTgatcttgatttgaaaagaaacaaatatctctccagtccctgaggagacgaccctgcttatcactgtctactagttagggaattcagttaaataattaattcaggtatatcggattaagcaaactcttcgggaacagggtgaatcaagtaacccattgcacacctagagtccctgctccagtactcgaattgattactgactgtttcaggtggtagttaggattcatttattattattgcacaggttcggcacctgtcatgAGCAAAATTTTGGTCCCATGCTCCGAAACTGGGATTGCATCTTTTAGGCAATCCCAAGCATCTGTTGACCATATGTCGTCAAGGACTATCAAACATCTCCTAGCTCGCAAGTGCTGTTGAAGCAGCCTCGCTAGCTCATCTTGTTTGCTCGTCATAATCAGATTTCTTTGTTCAGGAATAAGCTTGAGTAGAATGCCTTGCAAGAGATCTTTTGGTTGCCATTGTTGTGACACACAAACCCAAGCAAAACCTTTAAAATAATGCTTCAACCTTCCATGGTGATATACCTTTCTAGCAAGAGTGGTTTTGCCTATACCTCCCATGCCAAAAATCGAAGCCACACTTATTTTGTGCTCCCTTTCAACCTCATTCAGCAAATATTTAACCAGCATCTCAATATCGTAATGCAGTCCAACCGCATCCTCCTCAGCCACAAAGGAGTGAGTCCGCCTTAATTGCTGCAGCCTGGATGGAGCACTCGACTCTCCTTCCTCCAATCTGGCCATTACATTTCCATACTCGCCAAAATTTTTGGTGAGATTAGAGATCCTAGTTCTGAGACTTTGAATCTCTAAACCCAAATCATGACGGGTATAACCTTCTGCGGGTATACAAGCAATCCTCTTTAGAGTACTTGTAAAGCCTCCGTTCCTTCGGATTTGAACCCTCAAAGCATAATCTTCAACCAGATCACTTGCTTCATAAGCGACGGCTCTAAACTCCGGAAGCCACTGTTGTACAGCGTCCCTTGCAGTCTGTTTCGTGTCAGCATATCTTAAGAACCTTTGTATCCGTTTGAGATCGTCATGAAGCAGCCTGACTTGCCCGCTAACGCCTTGTAGAAAGTTTCCTTCGTCAATAAGCAATTTACCTATACTCTTTACTGC
Encoded proteins:
- the LOC113715992 gene encoding putative disease resistance protein At1g50180 — translated: MEEAILSSAVKSIGKLLIDEGNFLQGVSGQVRLLHDDLKRIQRFLRYADTKQTARDAVQQWLPEFRAVAYEASDLVEDYALRVQIRRNGGFTSTLKRIACIPAEGYTRHDLGLEIQSLRTRISNLTKNFGEYGNVMARLEEGESSAPSRLQQLRRTHSFVAEEDAVGLHYDIEMLVKYLLNEVEREHKISVASIFGMGGIGKTTLARKVYHHGRLKHYFKGFAWVCVSQQWQPKDLLQGILLKLIPEQRNLIMTSKQDELARLLQQHLRARRCLIVLDDIWSTDAWDCLKDAIPVSEHGTKILLMTGAEPVQ